GGCCGCGTTGGTCGCGAGCTCGTGCACCATCAGGGCCAGGGCTAGCGCCGCTCTTCCGCCGATCTCGACCCGCGGCCCGCGGTAGCCGATCCGGCCGCTGTCGTCGTCCTGGAGGCCGACGCCGCCGCGGACGACCCGTTCCATGTCGGCATGCTCCACCGCGCCCCCGAGCAGCAGGTCGTGAGCCTTGCCGAGGGTGACCAGGCGGTCGGCGAGTACCTCCTTGGCGGCTTCGACGTCGGTGGCCCCGCGCAGGGTGTTGGCGGCGATGGCCTGGACCATCGCCAGCAGGTTCTTCATGCGGTGGCTGAGCTCGTTGTTGAGCAGGTCGCGCTGCTCCTCGGCCCGCTTGCGCGCGTCGATGTCAGAGACGGCCGCGACCGCGCCCTCGACCGACCCGTCCGGTCCCGGCACCGGGACCGCGACGATGTCGATCCACGCGTCGGTGCCGTCATCGCGGCGATAGCGCGCCTGTAACTCGGCCCGCGCCTCGCCGCCGCGGATCACCCGGGCGAGCGGGTACTCCCCGGGCTCGACCGGCCGGCCGTCGGCGTGGAACGCGCGCCACTCGCGATAGGCGTCGACGTCCGGGGACGGCAGCACCGGGTGGCCGAGGATCTCCTCGATGCGGGAGTTGCCGCCGACGATGCGCCCGGATGGTGCCTCGGCGAACAGGATGCCGACCGGCACCGTCTCCAGGATCGAGCGCTGGCTGGCCTCGCTCGCCCGCAGGGCGTCCTCGGTGCGCTTGCGCGCGGTGATGTCGTTGAACAGGATCGCGACCTGATGCGAGCCGGGCTCGCCGAACGGGTAGGCGTAGACCTCGAACCAGCGGTTCCCGAGGGCGCTCGCGACCTGCTCGAACCGCTCAGGGGCGCCGCCGCGCGCGATCCGGTCGTAGATCTCGAACCAGTGCTCCTCATGGTCCGCGGCGAGCTCGCGCATCCACCGGCCGAGCACGTCCTTGAGCCCGGACTGGCGCTCGAAGGCCGGGTTCGCCTCTAGGAAGCGGTAGTCGAGCGGCCGTTCGTCCGGGTTCGCCTTCACCTCGGCGACGCAGAAGCCCGCGTCGATGCTGTCGTAGAGGTCGCGATAGCGCCTCTCGCTGGCGGCGAGCGCCTCCTCGGCCCGCCGGCTAGAAGTGATGTCGCGCGAGACGGCCAGCAGCCGCGAGACCGCGCCGTCGCCACCGAGGATCGGCGTGACCTGCACGTCCCACCACTTGCGCGTGCCCTTCAGCGTGCACGCGGGGCCTGTGAAGCGACCGATGCCGCCGGCGAGCGCCGCGTCGACGGCCGCCCTTGCGTCTGCCCGGCCCCGACCTTCCCAGAACTCCGTCCAGTCGCTGCCGGCGACCCCGTCGAAGTCGTCGACCTCCATGACGCGCCGGCCGCCCTCGTTCATGAAGCCGAGGCGGGCCTGCAGGTCGAGCACCTTGATGCAGTCGGCGGAGGAATCGAGCACGCCGCGCAGGAAGGCCTCGCTGTCCTGGAGACGCGTGGCGGCCTCGCGCTGCTCTGTGCGGTCGCGCAGGATCTTGAGGAAGCCGATGGCCTCCCCCGCCTCGTCGCGCAGCGCCATCATCTCGCCGTTGGCCCAGAAGCGGGTGCCGTCCTTGCGGATGTGCCAGCGCTCGTCGATGCCGCGCCCCTGTTCGAGCGCGGCCCGCATCTCCTTGGCGGCGATGCCGCTCGCCCGGTCCTCGGGCGTGAAGAACACGTCGGCTGGCCGCTCGACCATCTCAGCCGGCTCCCAGCCGAGGATGCGGGTGGCGCCCTCGTTCCAGTCCTCCACGTGCCCGTCGAGGTCCATGACGATGATGGCGTAATCGATGGCGCTGTTGAACACCGCCTTGTAGCGGTCCTGGCTGGCCCGGACGCTCTGGCGCGCCTCGGCCTCGCCCGCCTCCGCCAGGCCGGCTGCGACCGTGCCGGCGAACAGGCGCGCCGCGTCGAGGTCCCCCTTCGTGAACGCGTTGGCGCGGCTCGCCTGCAGCTTGAGCACGCCGATGGTCGTGTCGCCCCTGAGGACCGGCGCGCACAGGGCTGCCCGTGTGCCAAGGGTCTTCAGCATGTCGTGCTTGGCGCGCGGATCGAGCGTGGCGTCCGGGGTGGACACGGCCTCGCCCGAGGTGAACGCCCGCCCGGACAGGCTGCCGGCCACTGGAATGCGCACGCCCGCGTGCGGGGCGAGGTTGCCGCGCACGCTCCGGTAGACCAGGGCGTCGCCCTCGCGGATCGCGATGACGCCGCCCTCAGCCCGGGGCACGGCCTTCATGGCCCCGGCCAGAAGGGCGTCGAAGCTCGCGTCGAGGTCGCCGCGCGCCCGGCTCACGGCGGCCTGGGCCTCGATCAAGGCCTCCTGCCGCACGAGGGTCTCGCGGTACTCGTCCAGGGCCTCGTCCCGTAAGCGCAGGGCCTTGCGCATCTCCATCTGCCCGAGGACTTGTCCCGCCAGCTTGCGCAGGGCGGACGCCTGGGCCGGGGTCAGGCCCTCCGGCCGCGGCTCCCGGTCGATGACGCACAGGGTGCCGAGGCACTCGCCCCCCGGCGCTATCAGGGGCGCCCCCGCGTAGAAGCGGATGAAGGGGTCGTCGGTGACCAGCGGGTTGGCCCGGGTGCGGGGATCCTTCGTCAGGTCCGGGATCACCAGCAGGTCGGGTTCGGCGAGCGCGTGAGCGCAGACGGACTGTTCGAGCGGTGTCTGGCACGGCTCGAATCCGGCCTTCGCCTTGAACCACTGGCGCTCGCCCGCGACGAGGCTGACCAGGGCGACGGGCGTGCCGCAGACCAGGGCGGCGAGGTCGGCGATGTCGTCGAAGCCCTGCTCAGGCGGCGTATCGAGGATGCCGTAGGTCGCGAGCGCGCCGAGGCGCTCCCGGTCAAAGACCCCGGCGGCCGGCGAGAGTGCCGCGTTCATCGGGCCGCCTCCTGCGGGCCGGGTGGACAGTTCTCGGAGCGTGAGGAGGGCTCACTCGAAACCGCGGTCGCCTCGACCGCGAGGATCTCGCCGTCCGGGGTGGAGACCGCGCCCATGACGGACATGAAATGGCGCCGGACGCGGGCATGGCATTCGCAGCAGGCCGCCTCGGCGCGTGTTCGGTCGAGCAGGTGTATGCGACCCCGGCCGACGACGATCAGCCCCTGGTCCTGCAGCGTGCCGAGGACGCCGGTGAGGTAGCTGCGGCCGACGCCGAGCATGCTCGCGAGCATGTTCTGGGTTACCGGCAGCGCGTCCGTCCCGAGCCGATCCTGCAACGACAGCAGCCAGCGGACGACCCGCTGCTCGATGGGGTGGGCGGCGTTGCAGGCGACCGACTGCAGGATCTGGGCGAGCAGGCAGTCGGCGTAACGCACGAACAGGTCGTCGAGGGTCGGCGATGCACGCTTCGCCTCACGCAGGCGGTCCGCATCCATGCGCAGGACCGCGCCTTCGATCTGGACTACGCACCGGGTGAAGGCGGGCAGGTAGCCCTGGCTGACCACGCCGCCGATTGCGCCCTCATGGCCCACGGTGGCGGTCTCGACCGTCCGGCCGCCGCGCAGCGGCACGATCAGGGCGGCGATGGTGCGGTGGAGCGGGAAGGTGACCTGCGAGACGTCGTCGTCGACCTCGAACAGGACCGTTCCGCGCGGGCACTCGGCCAGCACCAGGTGCGGGGCCAGGAGCGCGCGGTCCCGTGCGCCGAGGGCGTCGAGGAGCAGGTTGCCCTCGAACGGGATGGAGTTGTGCGAAGGCATGGGCGCGAACCACGGGAACGTTCGAGGTTGTCCCCTCCGCGACCCTTGCCACGACCGCCGTGCGTTCACAACACGACAATAGCCGGATCTTGGACCGACACGTCGATTTGTCCGGGGCCCGCATTTCCGGGGCTGTCCCGCTTGAGGCCCGCGATCCAGACATCATCCTGAAGCACGTCGCCATTATCCGGCGCCGATTGTCCGGCGGTGCGGGCTTCATGGACCAAGCCCGCCAACCCGAAGTGTGATCACCGGCGGATCCGCCGGCCCTGAAAACGGCTGTTGGCGGTCGAGGAGCGGAGGGTCGCGAGCCCATGGCAGGAAGCGTTCGTTTCACGGCGTCGCGATCATGAGGTCGCCGAAAAGCTTCGCGAACTTCTCGTCCAGCGTGGCGCGAGCCTCGGGCCGGCCACTCACCTTCGCGGCCAGCATAGCGGTGATCCTGGCCTGGGCCGTCAGTGGTCCGCTCTTCGGCTTCTCGGACACATGGCAGTTGCTGATCAACACCGGCACGACCATCGTGACGTTCCTGATGGTGTTCCTGATCCAGAACACCCAGAACCGCGACGGCGCCGCCATCCAGGCCAAGCTCGATGAGCTCATCCGGGCGAGCGCGGCCCACAATCGCTACATCGGCATCGAGGGACTGACGGAGGAGGAGCTCGACGACCTGCGCGCCCGCTGCGCGAGCCGGGCCGCCCGGGACATGCCTGCGGAGCTGCTCGACGCGGCCGACCGTGCGGAGGACGAGGCAGACCGGAAGGCGCGCGCGGCGGCGGCTCGGGCTGTCGGCTCGACGTGCTGACCGGACTGAGGGCGGGGGCTCGGATAAGGGACGTCGGCAGCGTACGCCGGCATCCGGAACCTGAGTGTGCCTGCCGCTCCCTGCCCCTAGCGAGACGACGGAGCCTGCAACGTCCCGGCCGCCGCCACGTTTCACCACGACCTGCCCGTGGGAGGAAGCGGCACATGTCCAAGCTGACGACTGAGGACCGCGACGAGATCCCGAAGGACAAGTACGCCCTGCCGGAGAAGCGCAAGTATCCCATCGAGGACAAGGCGCACGCGCGCAACGCCAAGGCGCGCGCCGCCCAGCAGGAGAAGGCCGGCAACCTTTCCAAGGCCGACCGGAAGCGCGTCGATGCCGCCGCAGACAAGGTGCTAGACGAGGACTAGGTCGCGAACCCATAACGGCTGGCACGGTTGAGGTGCGGCGCTGTTAGCCCTCTGAGCAGGAGGGACTTGGATGGCGCGGTTTGACCTGACGGACGCGGAGTGGGCGGTGATCGAGCCGCTGTTGCCGACGGACGTGCGCGGCAAGGAGCGCGTGGATGACCGGCGGGTGCTCAACGGCATCTTCTGGCGGCTGCGCACGGGCGCACCCTGGGCCGACATCCCGGCGCGCTACGGCCCGCATACGACCTGCGGCAACCGCTTTCGACGCTGGCGCAAGCGCGGCATCTGGGATCGGCTTCTGGACGCCGTGTCAAAGGCTTACGAGGGCGACCTGCAGATGATCGACGCCACCAGCGTGCGGGTGCACCAGCACGCCGCCTGCGCCCAAAAAAAGACGGCCGATCCGGTGGCATGGGTCGCTCGCGCGGCGGCCTGACGAGCAAGATCCACGCGCTGGTGGATGCCGAGGGCCGTCCCGTGGCCCTCAAGATCACGGAAGGCCAAGCGCATGACGGGCGTTCGGCGGCCGACATGCTGGGCGGGTTGGGTGCAGGTCAGATCCTGCTGGGTGACCGGGCCTACGACAGTGACGCGCTGCGAGCACAGATGGCCGAGCAGGGGGCGTGGGCAAACGTGAGGCCGATGCCCAACCGCAAGCAGGTGCTGGCCTTCAGCCCGTTCCTGTACAAGTACCGCAACCTGGTTGAGCGCTTCTTCAGCAAGATCAAGCACTTCCGAGCCGTCGCCACGCGCTACGACAAGGATCCCGACAACTTCCTGGCAAGCGTCAAACTCGCAGCCCTGCGTGTCTGGCTGCGTGCCTTATGAGTCCGCGACCTAGCCTCCCGTCCCGCCGCTCGTCGCGGATTGGTCCCGTCCTCCAGCGCGAGGGCGGCAGGGACGCCCCGGGTCATGGATTGCCGCTCGGATGGAC
This window of the Methylobacterium tardum genome carries:
- a CDS encoding PAS domain S-box protein, producing the protein MNAALSPAAGVFDRERLGALATYGILDTPPEQGFDDIADLAALVCGTPVALVSLVAGERQWFKAKAGFEPCQTPLEQSVCAHALAEPDLLVIPDLTKDPRTRANPLVTDDPFIRFYAGAPLIAPGGECLGTLCVIDREPRPEGLTPAQASALRKLAGQVLGQMEMRKALRLRDEALDEYRETLVRQEALIEAQAAVSRARGDLDASFDALLAGAMKAVPRAEGGVIAIREGDALVYRSVRGNLAPHAGVRIPVAGSLSGRAFTSGEAVSTPDATLDPRAKHDMLKTLGTRAALCAPVLRGDTTIGVLKLQASRANAFTKGDLDAARLFAGTVAAGLAEAGEAEARQSVRASQDRYKAVFNSAIDYAIIVMDLDGHVEDWNEGATRILGWEPAEMVERPADVFFTPEDRASGIAAKEMRAALEQGRGIDERWHIRKDGTRFWANGEMMALRDEAGEAIGFLKILRDRTEQREAATRLQDSEAFLRGVLDSSADCIKVLDLQARLGFMNEGGRRVMEVDDFDGVAGSDWTEFWEGRGRADARAAVDAALAGGIGRFTGPACTLKGTRKWWDVQVTPILGGDGAVSRLLAVSRDITSSRRAEEALAASERRYRDLYDSIDAGFCVAEVKANPDERPLDYRFLEANPAFERQSGLKDVLGRWMRELAADHEEHWFEIYDRIARGGAPERFEQVASALGNRWFEVYAYPFGEPGSHQVAILFNDITARKRTEDALRASEASQRSILETVPVGILFAEAPSGRIVGGNSRIEEILGHPVLPSPDVDAYREWRAFHADGRPVEPGEYPLARVIRGGEARAELQARYRRDDGTDAWIDIVAVPVPGPDGSVEGAVAAVSDIDARKRAEEQRDLLNNELSHRMKNLLAMVQAIAANTLRGATDVEAAKEVLADRLVTLGKAHDLLLGGAVEHADMERVVRGGVGLQDDDSGRIGYRGPRVEIGGRAALALALMVHELATNAAKYGALSVPGGRVDVGWTLTEGAQDPCSSSPGSNGTVRRSRRHRARGSDHG
- a CDS encoding Crp/Fnr family transcriptional regulator, which codes for MPSHNSIPFEGNLLLDALGARDRALLAPHLVLAECPRGTVLFEVDDDVSQVTFPLHRTIAALIVPLRGGRTVETATVGHEGAIGGVVSQGYLPAFTRCVVQIEGAVLRMDADRLREAKRASPTLDDLFVRYADCLLAQILQSVACNAAHPIEQRVVRWLLSLQDRLGTDALPVTQNMLASMLGVGRSYLTGVLGTLQDQGLIVVGRGRIHLLDRTRAEAACCECHARVRRHFMSVMGAVSTPDGEILAVEATAVSSEPSSRSENCPPGPQEAAR
- a CDS encoding low affinity iron permease family protein — protein: MRSPKSFANFSSSVARASGRPLTFAASIAVILAWAVSGPLFGFSDTWQLLINTGTTIVTFLMVFLIQNTQNRDGAAIQAKLDELIRASAAHNRYIGIEGLTEEELDDLRARCASRAARDMPAELLDAADRAEDEADRKARAAAARAVGSTC
- a CDS encoding DUF6582 domain-containing protein codes for the protein MSKLTTEDRDEIPKDKYALPEKRKYPIEDKAHARNAKARAAQQEKAGNLSKADRKRVDAAADKVLDED